A DNA window from Lepidochelys kempii isolate rLepKem1 chromosome 9, rLepKem1.hap2, whole genome shotgun sequence contains the following coding sequences:
- the TRMT12 gene encoding tRNA wybutosine-synthesizing protein 2 homolog isoform X1 codes for MAAASTDQQQRLRSGSGKMDAKNLNSGPISVLITKSQFAQRFRGYLEKERILDVCHRVQKLLDGTVALPVLGEKLTEQHLQELRESLPPETTCTLTCIQNPLPSKAARVQSPARKLCRELQRLVSDSGGRWSDELEDDLPRSWQQHGDLVLLSKDSFRAALWKELGLELWETVASALGARRIAKQGRISPDGVRSPTVTLLLGQDGWVEHVDNGIRYTFDVTRCMFSPGNITEKLRVASLPCAGEVLVDLYAGIGYFTVPYLVHAGAAFVHACEWNPHAVEALRKNLELNGVQDRCQIHQGDNRQLELQDVANRVNLGLLPSSEEGWPIACQLLRKGTGGILHIHQNVESFPAKAHLHSGHLEEQQLQQCPEQAVSNRQEDRMGQRNRRSPKNADIMDSGRETQAAATRAEWQRWAETTGAQIRVLLQQLHGKPWRTNILHIEPVKSYAPHVYHIVLDLECRPLS; via the exons ATGGCGGCGGCAAGCACCGACCAGCAACAACGACTCCGTTCCG GTTCTGGCAAGATGGATGCAAAGAATTTGAATTCTGGTCCCATCTCTGTACTTATTACTAAGTCACAGTTTGCCCAGCGGTTCAG GGGGTATTTGGAGAAAGAGAGGATTCTGGATGTCTGCCATCGTGTGCAAAAGCTCCTGGATGGCACAGTGGCATTgcctgtgctgggagagaaactcaCTGAGCAGCACCTGCAGGAGCTGCGGGAGAGCCTGCCCCCTGAGACGACATGCACACTGACGTGCATCCAG AACCCCCTTCCCTCGAAGGCAGCACGAGTCCAGTCGCCCGCCCGGAAGCTGTGCAGGGAGCTGCAGCGTTTAGTGTCAGACTCTGGGGGCAGGTGGTCAGATGAGCTGGAGGACGATCTCCCTCGTTCCTGGCAGCAGCATGGAGACCTCGTCCTGCTGAGCAAGGACAGCTTCAGGGCTGCATTGTGGAAGGAACTGG GACTGGAGCTCTGGGAAACAGTTGCTTCTGCTCTGGGTGCCCGACGCATAGCCAAACAAGGGCGAATATCACCAGATGGGGTACGATCCCCCACAGTGACCCTGTTGCTGGGGCAGGATGGCTGGGTGGAGCATGTGGACAATGGAATCAG ATACACGTTCGATGTGACCAGGTGCATGTTCTCTCCTGGAAACATCACAGAGAAGTTGCGGGTGGCGTCGCTGCCATGTGCCGGGGAAGTGCTAGTGGATCTCTATGCAG GGATTGGCTATTTCACAGTGCCATATCTGGTTCACGCCGGTGCTGCCTTTGTCCATGCCTGTGAGTGGAATCCCCATGCTGTGGAGGCCCTGAGAAAGAATCTTGAGCTGAATGGCGTGCAGGATCGATGTCAGATCCACCAAGGGGATAACAGGCAG CTAGAGCTGCAGGACGTGGCCAACAGGGTGAATCTggggctgctccccagctcagaggAGGGCTGGCCTATCGCCTGCCAGCTTTTGCGGAAGGGCACAGGGGGCATTCTCCACATCCACCAGAACGTGGAGTCCTTCCCAGCGAAGGCTCATTTGCACAGTGGCCACttggaggagcagcagctgcagcaatgTCCAGAGCAAGCTGTATCCAACAGGCAGGAGGACAGAATGGGCCAAAGGAACCGCAGGAGCCCAAAGAATGCTGACATCATGGATTCTGGGAGGGAGACCCAGGCAGCTGCGACCAGAGCTGAGTGGCAGAGGTGGGCAGAGACCACAGGAGCGCAAATCAGGGTTCTGCTTCAGCAGCTGCATGGGAAGCCTTGGAGGACAAACATTCTGCACATTGAGCCAGTGAAATCCTACGCACCCCATGTGTATCACATAGTCCTGGATCTGGAGTGCCGCCCCCTCTCTTAG
- the TRMT12 gene encoding tRNA wybutosine-synthesizing protein 2 homolog isoform X2, whose protein sequence is MDAKNLNSGPISVLITKSQFAQRFRGYLEKERILDVCHRVQKLLDGTVALPVLGEKLTEQHLQELRESLPPETTCTLTCIQNPLPSKAARVQSPARKLCRELQRLVSDSGGRWSDELEDDLPRSWQQHGDLVLLSKDSFRAALWKELGLELWETVASALGARRIAKQGRISPDGVRSPTVTLLLGQDGWVEHVDNGIRYTFDVTRCMFSPGNITEKLRVASLPCAGEVLVDLYAGIGYFTVPYLVHAGAAFVHACEWNPHAVEALRKNLELNGVQDRCQIHQGDNRQLELQDVANRVNLGLLPSSEEGWPIACQLLRKGTGGILHIHQNVESFPAKAHLHSGHLEEQQLQQCPEQAVSNRQEDRMGQRNRRSPKNADIMDSGRETQAAATRAEWQRWAETTGAQIRVLLQQLHGKPWRTNILHIEPVKSYAPHVYHIVLDLECRPLS, encoded by the exons ATGGATGCAAAGAATTTGAATTCTGGTCCCATCTCTGTACTTATTACTAAGTCACAGTTTGCCCAGCGGTTCAG GGGGTATTTGGAGAAAGAGAGGATTCTGGATGTCTGCCATCGTGTGCAAAAGCTCCTGGATGGCACAGTGGCATTgcctgtgctgggagagaaactcaCTGAGCAGCACCTGCAGGAGCTGCGGGAGAGCCTGCCCCCTGAGACGACATGCACACTGACGTGCATCCAG AACCCCCTTCCCTCGAAGGCAGCACGAGTCCAGTCGCCCGCCCGGAAGCTGTGCAGGGAGCTGCAGCGTTTAGTGTCAGACTCTGGGGGCAGGTGGTCAGATGAGCTGGAGGACGATCTCCCTCGTTCCTGGCAGCAGCATGGAGACCTCGTCCTGCTGAGCAAGGACAGCTTCAGGGCTGCATTGTGGAAGGAACTGG GACTGGAGCTCTGGGAAACAGTTGCTTCTGCTCTGGGTGCCCGACGCATAGCCAAACAAGGGCGAATATCACCAGATGGGGTACGATCCCCCACAGTGACCCTGTTGCTGGGGCAGGATGGCTGGGTGGAGCATGTGGACAATGGAATCAG ATACACGTTCGATGTGACCAGGTGCATGTTCTCTCCTGGAAACATCACAGAGAAGTTGCGGGTGGCGTCGCTGCCATGTGCCGGGGAAGTGCTAGTGGATCTCTATGCAG GGATTGGCTATTTCACAGTGCCATATCTGGTTCACGCCGGTGCTGCCTTTGTCCATGCCTGTGAGTGGAATCCCCATGCTGTGGAGGCCCTGAGAAAGAATCTTGAGCTGAATGGCGTGCAGGATCGATGTCAGATCCACCAAGGGGATAACAGGCAG CTAGAGCTGCAGGACGTGGCCAACAGGGTGAATCTggggctgctccccagctcagaggAGGGCTGGCCTATCGCCTGCCAGCTTTTGCGGAAGGGCACAGGGGGCATTCTCCACATCCACCAGAACGTGGAGTCCTTCCCAGCGAAGGCTCATTTGCACAGTGGCCACttggaggagcagcagctgcagcaatgTCCAGAGCAAGCTGTATCCAACAGGCAGGAGGACAGAATGGGCCAAAGGAACCGCAGGAGCCCAAAGAATGCTGACATCATGGATTCTGGGAGGGAGACCCAGGCAGCTGCGACCAGAGCTGAGTGGCAGAGGTGGGCAGAGACCACAGGAGCGCAAATCAGGGTTCTGCTTCAGCAGCTGCATGGGAAGCCTTGGAGGACAAACATTCTGCACATTGAGCCAGTGAAATCCTACGCACCCCATGTGTATCACATAGTCCTGGATCTGGAGTGCCGCCCCCTCTCTTAG